CACGCCACCAAGACCCGCGGCATGGTGTCCGGCGGCGGCAAGAAGCCGTACCGCCAGAAGGGCACCGGCAACGCCCGCCAGGGCTCGATCCGCGCCCCGCAGTTCACCGGCGGTGGGACTGTCCACGGCCCGCAGCCGCGGGACTACTCCCAGCGGACCCCGAAGAAGATGAAGGTCGCCGCTCTGCGCGGTGCCCTCTCCGACCGGGTTCGCGCCGGCCAGCTGCACGTGGTGACCGGTGTGGTCGACGGTGAGAAGCCGTCCACCAAGTCGGCGAAGACCGCGCTGCGGAACTGGACCGAGGCCAAGAAGGTTCTGGTTGTGCTCAACCGCCGCGAGGAGGAGACCTCCTGGCTGAGCCTGCGGAACCTGCAGAACGTGCACCTGATCGACCCCGGTCAGCTGAACACCTACGACGTCCTCAACAACGACGACGTGGTGTTCACCAAGGCCGCGTTCGAGCGCTTCGTCGCCGGCTCGGCGAAGGGCAAGTCGGTCAAGGCCGCCGCGTCTTCCGCAGAGGAGGCAGAGCAGTGAGCACCGACCCGCGAGACATCATCCTCGCTCCGGTGATCTCCGAGAAGAGCTACGGGCTGCTGGAGCAGGGCCAGTACACCTTCCTGGTGGACCCGCGCGCGAACAAGACCGAGATCAAGATCGCGGTCGAGAAGATCTTCGACGTCAAGGTCACCAACGTCAACACGATCAACCGCCAGGGCAAGCGCAAGCGCAGCCGCACCGGCTTCGGCAAGCGCAAGAACACCAAGCGGGCGATCGTGACCCTGTCGCCGGAGAGCAAGCCGATCGAGATCTTCGGCGGACCGGCCGCCTGAGTGATTAGGACGAGGTTGCAATAACCATGGGCATTCGCAAGTACAAGCCGACGACGCCAGGCCGTCGCGGCGCGAGCGTGTCCGACTTCGCCGAGATCACGCGGTCGGAGCCGGAGAAGTCGTTGGTGCGGCCGCTGAACCGCAAGGCGGGCCGCAACGCTCAGGGCAAGATCACCACGCGGCACAAGGGCGGCGGCCACAAGCGGGCCTACCGCCTGATCGACTTCCGCCGCAACGACAAGGACGGTGTGCCGGCCAAGGTCGCGCACATCGAGTACGACCCGAACCGCAGCGCTCGGATCGCGCTCCTGCACTACGCCGACGGCGAGAAGCGCTACATCATCGCGCCGAACGGCGTGAAGCAGGGCGACCGGATCGAGAGCGGTGCGCGGGCCGACATCAAGCCGGGCAACAACCTGCCGCTGCGCAGCATCCCGACCGGCACCGTGATCCACGCGATCGAGCTCCGCCCCGGTCAGGGCGCGAAGATCGCTCGCTCGGCCGGTGCCCGGGTGCAGCTGGTGGCCAAGGACGGCCCGTACGCCCAGCTGCGGATGCCTTCGGGCGAGATCCGCAACGTGGACGCGCGGTGCCGGGCGACCGTTGGCGAGGTCGGCAACTCCGAGCACGCCAACATCAACTGGGGCAAGGCCGGCCGCATGCGGTGGAAGGGCAAGCGCCCGACCGTCCGCGGTGTGGTCATGAACCCGGTCGACCACCCGCACGGTGGTGGTGAGGGCAAGACCTCCGGTGGTCGCCACCCGGTCAACCCGAAGGGCAAGCCGGAGGGCCGGACCCGCCTCCGCAAGCCCAGTGACAAGCTCATCGTCCGCCGCCGTCGCACCGGCAAGAAGCGCTGAGCAGGGAGGTAAGCAACCATGCCACGCAGCCTGAAGAAGGGCCCGTTCGTGGACGACCACCTGCTCAAGAAGGTGGACGCGCTGAACGAGTCGGGCAAGAAGACCGTGATCAAGACCTGGTCCCGCCGGTCCACGATCATCCCGGACATGCTGGGCCACACCTTCGCGGTGCACGACGGCCGCAAGCACGTCCCGGTGTTCGTCACCGAGGCGATGGTCGGGCACAAGCTGGGCGAGTTCGCCCCCACCCGCACCTTCAAGGGCCACGTCAAGGAAGACCGGAAGTCGCGCCGCCGCTGAGCGGGTCTGTGACACGAACGAGTAAGAGCAAGGGGTAGCAGGATGACAGCCCGTTCCGACTCCACTGCTGCGGAGGAGTTCCCGCACGCAGTGGCGCGGGCCCGGTTCGTCCGCGTGTCGCCGATGAAGGCGCGCCGCGTGGTCGAGCTCATCAAGGGCCGGAGTGCCGCCGATGCCCTGGCCGTGCTCCAGTTCGCGCCGCAGACCGCCAGTGGTCCGGTGTCGAAGGTGCTCGCCAGCGCGATCGCCAACGCTGAGAACAACCTCTCCCTCGACCCCGACACGCTGGTCGTGCGCCACGCGTACGTGGACGAGGGGCCGACGTTGAAGCGCTTCCGGCCGCGTGCGCAGGGTCGCGCGTACCGGATCCGCAAGCGGACCAGCCACATCACGGTCGAGGTCGAGTCCCGGCCGAAGGCGGCGACGAAGTCCCGAAAGAGCCAGAAGGGGAGTGCCCGGTAGTGGGTCAGAAGATCAACCCGCACGGCTTCCGACTCGGCATCACCACGGACTGGAAGTCCCGCTGGTACGCCGACAAGCAGTACGCGGAGTACGTGGCGGAGGACGTCAAGATCCGCCGGCAGCTGTCTCGCGGCATGGAGCGCGCCGGGATCTCCAAGGTCGAGATCGAGCGCACCCGCGAGCGGGTCCGGGTGGACATCCACACCGCGCGGCCGGGCATCGTCATCGGCCGCCGCGGTGCCGAGGCGGACCGCATCCGCGGTGCGCTGGAGAAGCTGACCGGCAAGCAGGTCCAGCTCAACATCCTCGAGGTCAAGAACCCCGAGGCGGACGCCCAGCTGGTCGCGCAGGGCGTGGCCGAGCAGCTGTCCAACCGCGTGTCCTTCCGGCGCGCGATGCGCAAGGCCATCCAGTCGGCCATGCGCTCGCCGCAGGTCAAGGGCATCCGGGTGCAGTGCGGCGGTCGCCTGGGCGGCGCCGAGATGTCCCGCTCGGAGTTCTACCGCGAGGGTCGGGTCCCGCTGCACACGCTGCGCGCGGACATCGACTACGGCTTCTTCGAGGCCCGCACGACCTTCGGCCGCATCGGCGTGAAGGTGTGGATCTACAAGGGCGAACTGGTCGGTGGCCTGAAGCAGAAGCAGCAGGAGTCCGAGGTCCGTCCGCCGCGCGGTGGTGAGCGCGGTGGCCGTTCCGACCGCGGTGGTCGTCGTCGGGGCTCCGGCGGCGGTGACCGTGCTGCAGCTGACAAGTCCGCCAAGGCTGAGAAGGCCACAGCCACGGAGGGCGAGCAGCCGCAGGCTGCTGCGGCTGAAGAGAAGACGGAGGGCTGAGACGTGCTCGTCCCACGCAGGGTGAAGTGGCGCAAGAGCCACGCACCGAAGCGCAAGGGCTTCGCCAAGGGTGGCACCAGGATCAGCTTCGGTGAGTACGGCATTCAGGCGATCGAGCACGGCTACGTGACCAACCGCCAGATCGAGTCGGCCCGTATCGCGATCACCCGGCACGTGAAGCGCGGCGGCAAGGTGTGGATCAACATCTTCCCGGACCGCCCGCTCACCAAGAAGCCCGCGGAGACCCGGCAGGGTTCCGGTAAGGGCTCGCCGGAGTCCTGGGTCGCCAACGTCAAGCCCGGACGCATCATGTTCGAGCTGACCTTCCCGAACGAGAAGACGGCGATCGAGGCGCTGACCCGTGCGGCGCACAAGCTCCCGATGAAGTGCAAGATCGTGTCCCGCGAGGGTGGTGACTTCTGATGGCAGCGGGTGTCACCGCTTCTGAGCTCCGCGAGCTGAGCGACGAGGAGCTCGTCCAGCGGCTGAAGGAGGCGAAGGAGGAGCTGTTCAACCTCCGCTTCCAGATGGCCACCGGGCAGCTGAGCAACAACCGCCGGCTGCGCACGGTCCGGAAGGACATCGCCCGGATCTACACGATCATGCGAGAGCGCGAGCTCGGCCTGACGGTGTCCCCGGAAGGCGCTGAGGAGGGCGCGGCATGAGCGAGAAGGAAGGTCAGGGCGTGGAGCGCAACCGCCGGAAGGTGCGCGAAGGCTACGTCGTCTCGGACAAGATGGACAAGACGATCGTGGTCTCCCTCGAGGACCGCAAGAAGCACGCCCTCTACGGCAAGGTCATGCGGCAGACCAGCAAGGTCAAGGCGCACGACGAGGCCAACTCGGCCGGTGTCGGCGACCGCGTGCTGCTGATGGAGACTCGTCCGCTGTCGGCCACCAAGCGCTGGCGGCTCGTCGAGATCCTCGAGAAGGCCAAGTAAGACGGAGGTTTCGCGGCCCGGCCGGCCGCCAGGGGCGATCCCAGCGACCGGCCGGGCCTCGTGCCGGAAGTTGACCGCGCGCGTCAGGTCGGAAATTTGGCGCGCCAGAGTGTGCTCGGGCGACCGAGCTCGAGTACTTAGGGTCAGGAGAAAGACGTGATCCAGCAGGAGTCGCGACTGCGCGTCGCCGACAACACCGGGGCCAAGGAGATCCTCACGATCCGCGTCCTCGGTGGGTCGGGCCGCCGCTACGCGGGCCTCGGGGACATCATCGTGGCGACCGTCAAGGAAGCCATCCCCGGAGCCAAC
This region of Saccharopolyspora hordei genomic DNA includes:
- the rpsC gene encoding 30S ribosomal protein S3, coding for MGQKINPHGFRLGITTDWKSRWYADKQYAEYVAEDVKIRRQLSRGMERAGISKVEIERTRERVRVDIHTARPGIVIGRRGAEADRIRGALEKLTGKQVQLNILEVKNPEADAQLVAQGVAEQLSNRVSFRRAMRKAIQSAMRSPQVKGIRVQCGGRLGGAEMSRSEFYREGRVPLHTLRADIDYGFFEARTTFGRIGVKVWIYKGELVGGLKQKQQESEVRPPRGGERGGRSDRGGRRRGSGGGDRAAADKSAKAEKATATEGEQPQAAAAEEKTEG
- the rplP gene encoding 50S ribosomal protein L16 → MLVPRRVKWRKSHAPKRKGFAKGGTRISFGEYGIQAIEHGYVTNRQIESARIAITRHVKRGGKVWINIFPDRPLTKKPAETRQGSGKGSPESWVANVKPGRIMFELTFPNEKTAIEALTRAAHKLPMKCKIVSREGGDF
- the rplD gene encoding 50S ribosomal protein L4, encoding MSLTLDVRTPDGKTDGTVELPAEIFDVQANVALMHQVVVAQLAAARQGTHATKTRGMVSGGGKKPYRQKGTGNARQGSIRAPQFTGGGTVHGPQPRDYSQRTPKKMKVAALRGALSDRVRAGQLHVVTGVVDGEKPSTKSAKTALRNWTEAKKVLVVLNRREEETSWLSLRNLQNVHLIDPGQLNTYDVLNNDDVVFTKAAFERFVAGSAKGKSVKAAASSAEEAEQ
- the rplB gene encoding 50S ribosomal protein L2, which encodes MGIRKYKPTTPGRRGASVSDFAEITRSEPEKSLVRPLNRKAGRNAQGKITTRHKGGGHKRAYRLIDFRRNDKDGVPAKVAHIEYDPNRSARIALLHYADGEKRYIIAPNGVKQGDRIESGARADIKPGNNLPLRSIPTGTVIHAIELRPGQGAKIARSAGARVQLVAKDGPYAQLRMPSGEIRNVDARCRATVGEVGNSEHANINWGKAGRMRWKGKRPTVRGVVMNPVDHPHGGGEGKTSGGRHPVNPKGKPEGRTRLRKPSDKLIVRRRRTGKKR
- the rpmC gene encoding 50S ribosomal protein L29, yielding MAAGVTASELRELSDEELVQRLKEAKEELFNLRFQMATGQLSNNRRLRTVRKDIARIYTIMRERELGLTVSPEGAEEGAA
- the rplW gene encoding 50S ribosomal protein L23, with product MSTDPRDIILAPVISEKSYGLLEQGQYTFLVDPRANKTEIKIAVEKIFDVKVTNVNTINRQGKRKRSRTGFGKRKNTKRAIVTLSPESKPIEIFGGPAA
- the rplV gene encoding 50S ribosomal protein L22 codes for the protein MTARSDSTAAEEFPHAVARARFVRVSPMKARRVVELIKGRSAADALAVLQFAPQTASGPVSKVLASAIANAENNLSLDPDTLVVRHAYVDEGPTLKRFRPRAQGRAYRIRKRTSHITVEVESRPKAATKSRKSQKGSAR
- the rpsQ gene encoding 30S ribosomal protein S17; its protein translation is MSEKEGQGVERNRRKVREGYVVSDKMDKTIVVSLEDRKKHALYGKVMRQTSKVKAHDEANSAGVGDRVLLMETRPLSATKRWRLVEILEKAK
- the rpsS gene encoding 30S ribosomal protein S19 encodes the protein MPRSLKKGPFVDDHLLKKVDALNESGKKTVIKTWSRRSTIIPDMLGHTFAVHDGRKHVPVFVTEAMVGHKLGEFAPTRTFKGHVKEDRKSRRR